A window of Pedobacter lusitanus contains these coding sequences:
- a CDS encoding RNA polymerase sigma factor, translated as MNTPQSEKPDNVDLLIKFREGDEPAFIQIYNQYRGKVYSYAYQLCKSADTAEEIVQEVFIKIWQKREQINVALSFNAYLKKITLNHVLNYLKKVAREKALQEQIYHTIEQSSNRTEDHVLEKELRKIYDEAISRLPQQKKLIYHLSRVEELSHDEIALKLNISKNTVKNHMVEASRFIREYVSKNGSIICFIIASSNYFHSN; from the coding sequence ATGAACACACCCCAATCAGAGAAACCGGATAACGTGGACCTGCTGATCAAATTCAGGGAGGGGGATGAACCTGCGTTTATACAAATTTACAATCAGTACAGAGGTAAGGTTTATAGTTATGCTTATCAGCTATGCAAGTCGGCCGACACTGCAGAAGAAATTGTACAGGAGGTATTTATCAAAATATGGCAAAAAAGAGAGCAGATCAATGTGGCTTTATCTTTCAATGCCTATCTGAAAAAAATCACATTGAATCATGTCCTGAATTATCTTAAAAAAGTGGCCCGCGAAAAGGCTTTACAGGAACAAATCTATCATACTATTGAGCAAAGTTCCAACCGCACGGAAGATCATGTGCTGGAAAAAGAACTACGTAAAATCTATGATGAGGCCATCAGCCGCTTACCTCAGCAAAAAAAACTGATCTACCACCTAAGCCGTGTAGAGGAGCTGAGTCATGATGAAATCGCACTGAAACTGAATATCTCTAAAAACACGGTCAAGAATCATATGGTTGAAGCCAGCCGCTTTATCCGTGAATATGTAAGTAAAAATGGCAGCATCATCTGTTTTATTATTGCTTCTTCAAATTATTTTCATTCTAACTAG